A portion of the Edaphobacter lichenicola genome contains these proteins:
- a CDS encoding alpha/beta hydrolase, with translation MPRPTPKSNTQPSPKVQYDDVSPMWLVKAIAATIVAALFCGYLTFCLLFYQGQWQLVLHPSRASSAPASIAGIPYELTHFGIDESATPQLTGWWIPSAPGARYARTTILFLPGSEGSLTDSISTLASLHNIGLNVFAFDYRGYGQSAPTRPSQLNMTSDADSAWQYLTTSRAIPASQIIPYGTGIGASLATKLAADHTSVPGLILDAPRADLLDVAKRDPRSRLIPVSLLFHERFPLAAPLSALKTPKLLISRTTSPDEIFLHASDPKLTVELPSLSETLYNQSLTRFLDQYLPPAPVPQLVPTPAPTR, from the coding sequence ATGCCCCGCCCCACTCCGAAGTCAAACACGCAACCTTCGCCTAAAGTTCAGTACGACGACGTTAGTCCCATGTGGCTGGTGAAGGCCATCGCCGCAACGATCGTCGCAGCACTCTTCTGCGGTTACCTCACCTTCTGCCTTCTCTTCTACCAAGGCCAGTGGCAACTCGTCCTGCACCCATCCCGTGCCTCGTCCGCACCCGCATCCATCGCCGGTATCCCCTACGAACTCACCCACTTCGGAATCGACGAATCCGCCACCCCGCAGCTCACCGGCTGGTGGATTCCTTCCGCACCCGGAGCCCGTTACGCTCGCACCACAATCCTCTTTCTCCCCGGTTCCGAAGGCTCCCTCACTGACTCCATCTCCACTCTCGCCAGCCTCCACAACATCGGTCTGAATGTCTTCGCCTTCGACTACCGCGGCTACGGGCAGAGCGCCCCTACTCGTCCCAGCCAACTCAACATGACCAGCGATGCCGACTCTGCGTGGCAATACCTCACCACATCTCGCGCCATTCCCGCCTCGCAGATCATTCCCTACGGAACAGGAATCGGCGCCTCCCTGGCGACCAAACTCGCCGCAGATCACACCAGCGTTCCAGGCCTGATCCTCGACGCCCCACGCGCCGACCTCCTCGACGTAGCAAAGCGCGACCCCCGCTCCCGCCTTATCCCGGTAAGCCTCCTCTTCCACGAGCGCTTCCCTCTTGCCGCTCCACTCTCCGCCTTAAAAACTCCCAAGCTCCTCATCTCCCGAACCACCTCACCAGACGAGATCTTTCTTCACGCGTCCGACCCCAAACTCACCGTCGAACTCCCTTCTCTCTCCGAGACTCTCTACAACCAGAGCCTCACCCGCTTTCTCGACCAATACCTCCCGCCCGCACCCGTTCCACAGCTCGTACCTACCCCGGCACCCACTCGCTAG
- a CDS encoding DoxX family protein — MTKWLNSLQPVGALLMRLILGSAMAFHGYQKVVPAGALHHHAHYVVTLGLPYWLGYVSAFTEFLGGIFLIVGLLTRLAAALIATNMLTAFVTVGIHQGFGMYNYILALAALAIMLLFYGAGALALDRKIGFA; from the coding sequence ATGACGAAATGGCTTAATAGTCTTCAACCTGTTGGCGCGCTGCTCATGCGTCTCATCCTCGGCTCAGCCATGGCATTCCACGGATACCAGAAAGTCGTACCCGCTGGCGCACTTCATCACCACGCACACTACGTCGTCACTCTTGGACTTCCATACTGGCTCGGATACGTCTCCGCCTTCACAGAATTTCTTGGCGGCATCTTCCTTATCGTTGGCCTTCTCACCCGCCTCGCCGCAGCTTTGATTGCGACCAATATGCTGACCGCTTTCGTCACTGTCGGCATTCATCAGGGCTTCGGAATGTACAACTACATCCTCGCCCTCGCCGCTCTGGCCATCATGCTGCTGTTCTATGGCGCAGGAGCACTGGCACTCGACCGAAAGATCGGCTTCGCATAA
- a CDS encoding Rieske (2Fe-2S) protein, producing the protein MEAEVDGVQVCLANVNGVLSALDNICPHRQGPLGQGWVEGEAVVCPWHSWAFNVKTGLAEYPAHERVDVFPLRVEGQDVLVDIE; encoded by the coding sequence ATGGAGGCCGAAGTCGATGGAGTACAGGTGTGCTTGGCAAATGTGAATGGGGTGTTATCGGCGTTGGATAATATTTGCCCGCATCGACAGGGCCCGTTGGGTCAGGGCTGGGTGGAGGGGGAGGCGGTGGTCTGTCCGTGGCACTCGTGGGCATTTAATGTGAAGACAGGTCTGGCGGAGTATCCGGCGCATGAGCGTGTGGATGTTTTTCCGTTGCGTGTTGAAGGGCAAGATGTCCTGGTTGATATTGAATGA